In one window of Agrobacterium larrymoorei DNA:
- a CDS encoding J domain-containing protein: MMFDFACLQLSSLWERLLGAIGDAAGNVLSRVIEAVRTVFEGDPETRRKVSFSVAIIALSAKMAKADGVVNDAEVRAFRQIFDFPEEEAKNVARLYNLARQDVAGYEAYAERLAGLCGTGRENCEMLESVVDGLFHIAKADGLIHERELAFLGRIAEIFRITEDHFETIMARHVHMEGRDPYRVLGVSPSDDFSDIRKRYRLLVAEHHPDKLIARGVPMELHAAANERMAALNAAYAAIEKERRVA, translated from the coding sequence ATGATGTTCGATTTTGCCTGTTTGCAACTTTCATCTTTGTGGGAACGGCTGCTCGGCGCAATCGGCGATGCGGCAGGCAACGTCCTGAGCCGTGTTATCGAGGCGGTTCGGACCGTGTTCGAAGGCGACCCGGAAACGCGTCGCAAGGTTTCCTTTTCTGTCGCAATCATCGCGCTTTCGGCCAAGATGGCGAAGGCGGATGGCGTGGTGAATGACGCCGAAGTGCGCGCTTTCCGCCAGATATTCGATTTTCCCGAGGAAGAAGCGAAGAACGTCGCAAGGCTGTATAATCTCGCGCGTCAGGATGTGGCAGGTTACGAAGCTTATGCCGAGCGGCTTGCGGGCCTGTGTGGCACGGGCCGTGAAAACTGCGAGATGCTGGAAAGCGTGGTCGATGGTCTGTTCCATATCGCCAAGGCGGATGGGCTGATCCATGAGCGCGAACTGGCCTTCCTCGGTCGCATCGCGGAAATTTTCCGCATTACCGAAGATCATTTCGAGACGATCATGGCGCGGCATGTGCACATGGAAGGGCGCGACCCTTATCGTGTGCTCGGCGTTTCGCCATCTGACGATTTCTCCGATATTCGCAAGCGTTACCGGCTGCTGGTGGCGGAACATCACCCCGACAAGCTGATTGCGCGTGGCGTGCCGATGGAATTGCATGCGGCGGCAAATGAGCGTATGGCGGCTCT
- a CDS encoding pyrophosphate--fructose-6-phosphate 1-phosphotransferase, producing the protein MAKQKVAMLTAGGLAPCLSSAVGGLIERYTDIAPDIDIVAYRSGYQGVLLGDSVQITQQMREKAPLLHRYGGSPIGNSRVKLTNAADCVKRGLVKEGENPLQVAAERLAKDGVTILHTIGGDDTNTTAADLAAYLGANGYNLTVVGLPKTVDNDVVPIKQSLGAWTAAEVGANFFDNVSNEQSAAPKTFVIHEVMGRHCGWLTAATARAYIQKTKGNEYVEGLLMGEQLKSIDGLYLPEMAFDIQAEAERLKKIMEKTGFVTLFVSEGAGLDSIVAEREAAGDTVKRDAFGHVKIDTINVGGWFQKQFASLIGAERTMVQKSGYYARSAAANGEDLRLIQGMVDLAVESALNKVSGVTGHDEDQNSKLRTIEFPRIKGGKHFDISAKWFGEVMDHIGQPYKAA; encoded by the coding sequence ATGGCCAAACAGAAAGTCGCAATGTTGACCGCAGGCGGTCTTGCGCCCTGCCTCTCTTCCGCGGTTGGCGGATTGATCGAGCGCTACACCGACATCGCGCCTGATATCGACATCGTGGCCTATCGCTCCGGCTATCAGGGCGTGCTTTTGGGCGATAGCGTCCAGATCACCCAGCAGATGCGCGAAAAAGCTCCGCTCCTGCACCGCTATGGCGGCTCGCCCATCGGCAACAGCCGCGTCAAGCTCACCAATGCCGCAGACTGCGTCAAGCGCGGGCTGGTGAAGGAAGGCGAGAACCCGCTGCAGGTCGCAGCAGAGCGTCTCGCCAAGGATGGCGTCACGATCCTCCACACCATCGGCGGCGATGACACCAACACGACGGCAGCGGATCTCGCCGCCTATCTCGGCGCCAACGGCTATAATCTCACCGTCGTCGGCCTGCCGAAGACGGTCGATAACGACGTGGTTCCGATCAAGCAGTCGCTCGGCGCATGGACGGCGGCCGAAGTCGGCGCCAACTTCTTCGATAATGTCAGCAACGAGCAGAGCGCAGCACCCAAAACCTTCGTCATTCACGAAGTCATGGGCCGCCACTGTGGCTGGCTGACGGCGGCCACGGCGCGCGCCTACATCCAGAAGACCAAGGGTAATGAATATGTCGAAGGCCTGCTGATGGGCGAGCAGCTCAAGAGCATCGACGGTCTCTACCTGCCGGAAATGGCTTTCGATATTCAGGCCGAAGCCGAGCGCCTGAAGAAGATCATGGAAAAGACCGGCTTCGTCACGCTTTTCGTATCGGAAGGTGCAGGCCTCGATTCCATCGTGGCCGAGCGCGAAGCGGCGGGCGACACGGTCAAGCGCGATGCCTTCGGCCACGTCAAGATCGACACGATCAATGTCGGCGGCTGGTTCCAGAAGCAGTTCGCAAGCCTCATCGGCGCGGAACGCACCATGGTTCAGAAGTCCGGCTATTATGCCCGCTCCGCTGCGGCAAATGGCGAGGACCTGCGTCTCATCCAGGGCATGGTGGATCTTGCCGTCGAAAGCGCATTGAACAAGGTCTCCGGCGTCACCGGTCATGATGAGGATCAGAACAGCAAGCTGCGCACCATCGAATTCCCGCGCATCAAGGGCGGCAAGCATTTCGATATCTCGGCCAAGTGGTTCGGCGAAGTGATGGATCACATCGGCCAGCCTTACAAGGCGGCCTGA
- a CDS encoding LysE family translocator: MSAQVWLVFCAACAVLFALPSPIAFKVASYSAVRGKRTMIASVTGATLGTVTTLTAASLIAIAADLIPDSFLDVIQWAGIGWLMLFSLWTIATPAAREANADNDNLRAKTYGAIFADCFLLAALRLRYFGFFVAFLLQFLNGTRDVVEMLAQMQAIVLAIALICLTLQASFARFTIALVRRSSLTKKVRNPRGTHFIAGRAVTAGYRRIAA; the protein is encoded by the coding sequence ATGTCCGCACAAGTCTGGCTGGTTTTCTGCGCAGCCTGTGCTGTTCTTTTTGCGCTCCCCTCGCCAATCGCCTTCAAGGTCGCGAGCTATTCCGCCGTGCGCGGAAAACGCACCATGATAGCCTCCGTCACCGGCGCCACGCTTGGCACCGTTACCACCCTCACGGCAGCCTCCCTGATTGCGATAGCCGCAGACCTCATTCCGGACTCCTTTCTGGATGTCATCCAGTGGGCTGGCATCGGCTGGTTGATGCTGTTCAGCCTGTGGACCATCGCCACTCCCGCCGCACGCGAGGCGAATGCAGATAACGATAATCTGCGCGCCAAAACCTACGGTGCGATCTTCGCCGATTGCTTTCTTCTGGCCGCTCTGCGCCTGCGCTATTTCGGCTTCTTCGTCGCCTTCCTGCTGCAATTCCTCAATGGCACGCGCGATGTGGTGGAGATGCTGGCGCAAATGCAGGCTATCGTTCTGGCCATAGCTTTGATTTGCCTCACACTTCAGGCATCTTTCGCACGTTTCACAATCGCGCTTGTGCGCCGGTCTTCGCTCACCAAAAAGGTCAGAAATCCGCGCGGAACCCACTTCATTGCGGGCCGCGCCGTCACCGCCGGATACCGCCGCATTGCGGCCTGA